Proteins from one Impatiens glandulifera chromosome 2, dImpGla2.1, whole genome shotgun sequence genomic window:
- the LOC124927815 gene encoding probable inactive histone-lysine N-methyltransferase SUVR2 — protein sequence MAPNSRTARALGAMKDLGIPEDKTKPVLKRLLQIYKRKWEFIEQENYRALADCIFDEDAEQVTPETNDESDETGQRPLKKLCTQHSDNPKVSTNENRIYWTRSRGKQVSSNTFQKGVSNRSKLVFIRVTSPD from the exons ATGGCACCAAACTCAAGGACTGCAAGAGCACTTGgggcaatgaaggatttgggtatCCCTGAGGATAAAACAAAACCAGTATTAAAAAGACTCCTACAAATCTATAAAAGAAAATGGGAGTTTATTGAGCAAGAAAACTATAGAGCCCTGGCTGATTGTATATTTGATGAAGATGCAGAGCAGGTCACTCCTGAAACCAATGAT GAATCTGATGAGACTGGTCAAAGACCATTGAAGAAACTATGTACACAACATTCAGACAATCCTAAAGTCTCGACGAATGAAAATCGTATATATTGGACAAGAAGTAGAGGAAAACAAGTCTCGTCCAATACATTTCAGAAAGGTGTGTCTAACAGAAGTAAACTAGTTTTCATAAGGGTAACATCACCTGATTAA
- the LOC124926768 gene encoding zinc finger transcription factor YY1-like yields MDMQHNHNNLFERRSITNSKAPTIKWFKEWVPQDVVTTGGKCLILKWVNEATLKALREQPKEPETVEPEPEPTTEVLFLCSFENCGKTFIDAGALRKHSHIHGERQYVCHYEGCGKKFLDSSKLKRHFLIHTGERDFICPHEGCGKAFSLDFNLRSHMKTHSQENYHICPYNDCGKRYAHEYKLKNHISSQHEKNAVEMMVPVPVPVLKYSQPPEKPVRTPKASSTHAPVSSDRPFGCPYDGCEKAYIHEYKLKLHLKREHSGHFSDENAKNMLVDQHDMMNEGSDQDVYTGKRASSKAVQKRSKPKPNLKQLPPMKVGRKGTSTSANVNVVRKPWPVMKDDNVYEEEDSEETEEDMDNNVEGGAGWRYGENIEDDDDDDEETEDED; encoded by the exons ATGGACATGCAACACAATCACAATAATCTGTTTGAGAGACGATCCATTACCAATTCCAAGGCCCCCACCATCAAGTGGTTCAAAGAATG GGTTCCACAAGATGTTGTGACAACTGGAGGAAAATGCTTGATTTTGAAATGGGTCAATG AGGCTACATTGAAGGCTTTGAGGGAGCAGCCGAAAGAACCAGAGACGGTAGAGCCAGAGCCAGAACCAACTACTGAAGTTCTTTTCCTTTGTAGCTTTGAGAATTGTGGAAAGACATTTATTGATGCGGGGGCTTTGAGAAAACATTCTCATATTCATGGAGAAAGGCAATATGTTTGTCACTATGAGGGTTGTGGAAAG AAATTTTTAGATAGTTCAAAGCTGAAAAGACACTTTCTTATTCATACAGGGGAGAGAGATTTTATATGTCCACATGAAGGCTGTGGTAAG GCATTCTCACTAGATTTCAATTTAAGGTCGCACATGAAAACGCATTCGCAGGAGAATTACCACATTTGCCCATACAACGATTGTGGAAAACGATATGCTCATGAGTACAAACTGAAGAACCATATCTCATCTCAACATGAAAAG AATGCGGTTGAAATGATGGTGCCCGTGCCTGTGCCTGTGTTGAAGTATTCTCAGCCTCCAGAGAAGCCAGTGAGAACTCCGAAGGCAAGCAGTACTCACGCTCCAGTCTCATCAGACAGGCCTTTTGGTTGTCCATACGATGGATGTGAAAAGGCCTATATCCATGAATACAAGCTGAAACTTCATTTAAAGCGAGAGCATTCAGGCCATTTCTCCGATGAGAATGCAAAGAACATGCTAGTTGATCAACACGATATGATGAATGAAGGTAGCGATCAAGATGTTTATACTGGGAAACGTGCAAGTAGCAAAGCTGTTCAGAAACGAAGCAAGCCCAAGCCCAACTTGAAGCAGCTGCCTCCTATGAAAGTTGGGCGGAAAGGGACTAGCACATCTGCTAATGTGAATGTGGTGAGAAAACCGTGGCCTGTCATGAAGGATGATAATGTATATGAGGAAGAAGACAGTGAAGAAACGGAAGAAGACATGGATAATAATGTTGAGGGTGGTGCTGGATGGAGGTATGGAGAGAACATTGaggatgatgacgacgatgatgaAGAGACTGAGGACGAGGATTAG
- the LOC124926473 gene encoding probable magnesium transporter NIPA3 isoform X2 codes for MIVGEIANFAAYAFAPAILVTPLGALSIIISAALAHVMLKEKLHIFGILGCVLCVVGSTTIVLHAPQERTIESVPEVWHLATEPGFLLYFVIVLTTVFVLIFHYIPQYGQTHIMCYIGVCSLVGSLSVMSVKALGIALKLTLSGINQLIYPQTWVFAIVVATCVITQMNYLNKALDTFNTAVVSPIYYVMFTSLTILASVIMFKDWDRQNPTQIVTEMCGFVTILSGTFLLHKTKDMGDSGLSTSPSMRLLKHADDEEAFMQEGIQLRKQDSLRLPL; via the exons TGATTGTCGGAGAAATTGCTAATTTCGCAGCTTATGCATTTGCACCTGCTATATTGGTAACTCCACTTGGTGCACTCAGCATTATAATCAG TGCTGCACTTGCTCATGTTATGTTAAAGGAAAAGCTACATATCTTTGGGATTCTTGGTTGTGTTCTCTGTGTGGTGGGTTCTACCACAATTGTTCTACATGCCCCTCAGGAACGTACAATCGAATCAGTCCCAGAAGTATGGCATCTTGCAACAGAGCCTG GTTTTCTTCTCTATTTTGTTATTGTACTGACAACTGTTTTTGTACTCATATTCCATTATATCCCTCAATATGGACAAACGCATATAATGTGTTACATTGGAGTTTGTTCGTTGGTTGGTTCTTTGTCT GTGATGAGTGTGAAAGCTCTAGGAATTGCCTTGAAGCTGACCTTATCAGGAATTAATCAACTAATATATCCCCAAACATGGGTCTTTGCCATTGTTGTTGCTACATGTGTGATTACCCAAATGAATTATCTGAATAAG GCTCTTGACACATTCAACACCGCTGTTGTATCTCCCATCTACTATGTTATGTTTACATCTCTAACCATACTAGCTAGTGTAATCATGTTCAAG GATTGGGATAGACAGAATCCTACCCAAATTGTGACAGAAATGTGTGGTTTTGTGACAATCCTTTCTGGGACATTTCTTCTCCACAAAACTAAGGACATGGGTGACAGTG GACTGAGCACCTCTCCATCGATGAGGCTTCTGAAGCATGCAGACGATGAAGAGGCTTTTATGCAAGAAGGTATTCAGCTGAGAAAGCAAGATTCATTGAGATTGCCGTTATAA